The nucleotide window AGCTATCTTATCATTCTTAATTGTTCTTCAATATTTCTCGCACTGCTGTCAGAACCTGTTCTATTTTGTACGGTTTACGAATGAATCCTTTTGCACCTAGTTCGAGCAGTTCCTGCTGCACAGCGCTGCTTGCATAGCCGCTGGCAACTAGTACCCTAGCCTGGGGATTGATCTTCAGGAGTTCCTTCAAGCATTCTTTGCCTCCCATACCAGGCATGATGAGATCTAGGATAATGACTTCTATCCCAGCCTCTTCCTTGGCATAGAGCTCCAGAGCCCATTCACCTTTCGCCGAACAGACCACGGTGTAGCCAAACATCTCGAGCATCTGTTTGACTGAATTTCGAATGGCTTCCTCATCCTCGATGAGCAAGATTTTCTCAGAGCCTGCTTGACAAACCGCTGCCTGCTCTTCAGCGGGAGTGGTGCGCCTCACCTGTGACACCGGCAATAGAATTTTGAAGGTTGTGCCATGGCCTGGACTGCTCTCTACAGTGATATGGCCCGAGTGATTGGCCACAATCCTCTTCACCATGGCCAATCCCAAGCCAGCACCCGCGCCATTTTGCTTGGTGGTGTAGAATGGTTGGAAGATTTGCTCGAGCATCTCTGCTGACATGCCGTGGCCGGTGTCAGTAATGGTGAGCTCCACATACTCTCCTGGCTTTATCTCCTGACGCAGACGACACTTCTCCTCACTTATGCTGACATTTGCCGTGGAGATGGTCAGGATTCCACCCTTCGGCATGCTGTCTCTGGCGTTGTTGGCCAAGTTGACGAGCACTTGTTCAATCTGGGTCGCATCAGCCAAAACAGTAGGCAGATCAGGGCCGAGCTCTAGTTCTATATTTATCATTCTG belongs to Deltaproteobacteria bacterium and includes:
- a CDS encoding response regulator, producing MSRNSSESRLQHPSGDWRLDGELVLETSGLLEEEICKRKVAEDVLRRERLFISDIFNSIQDGICVLDLHFNIIRTNRSLERAFADKNTLLGRKCYQVYQMREEPCPWCPAVITLETGEVSVREVPFEYGYQSTRWFEISAFPFRDGAGNVVGVIDYIKDITERKHAQEERLQLEAQLCQAQKMEALGTLTGGIAHDFNNVLQGIQGYAELLLLGRADEENCMRQLREILSIAERGKQMTGQLLSFSRKLDSKLQPVELNPLVEKTEDLLRLAMPRMINIELELGPDLPTVLADATQIEQVLVNLANNARDSMPKGGILTISTANVSISEEKCRLRQEIKPGEYVELTITDTGHGMSAEMLEQIFQPFYTTKQNGAGAGLGLAMVKRIVANHSGHITVESSPGHGTTFKILLPVSQVRRTTPAEEQAAVCQAGSEKILLIEDEEAIRNSVKQMLEMFGYTVVCSAKGEWALELYAKEEAGIEVIILDLIMPGMGGKECLKELLKINPQARVLVASGYASSAVQQELLELGAKGFIRKPYKIEQVLTAVREILKNN